A stretch of Gossypium hirsutum isolate 1008001.06 chromosome A06, Gossypium_hirsutum_v2.1, whole genome shotgun sequence DNA encodes these proteins:
- the LOC107963114 gene encoding uncharacterized protein → MGDNLTNPLVPDLDMVEKEDLKAEAARQLDERCRWLEEKFKALEGTGNNHGVDAKDLSLVPNLLLPHKFKMPEFEKYNGTTCPEAHITMFCRRMMGYVNNDQLLIHCFQDSLIGAAARCTTKSFADIVMAGEMIENAIRGGRIEGGVPKRSAPRRKDNEVNNTSDFNSKAVTVSQPKVATVGQQGSQKQESNTRHERMQFTPIPVTYRELYQILYDAHAIAPFHLKPLQPPYPKWYDANARCEYHAGISGHSIENCTGFKKAVERLIKNGVLKFESTSNTENPLPNHDNQGVNAIGEAGGKREKENVDEIRMPMKEFKALVQGFIDNKELQIYEGSSSEKQVCMLENEQQRTSRPRIIISLPGNNEMGTPAASKVIIHTPTPFPYKDSKKVPWSYDYSVTVPGEGNIVSASKDVRDEGSHMRSGKRYDMGDVRVEPTKLKNVEIEKKSEVPVNEPVREEEAKEFLNSEVHREALLKVLNETYVTHDISVNKLDRLINNISADNFIYFNDDEIPPGGIGSTKALHITTRCKGYTLPSVLVDNGSALNVLPLSTLNRLPIDRAVPSSLHQKLKLVTDGRLITINAEDDIIAAVTSKPPYVEKNEKAIECSFRSLEIVNATFILEGSEVLVPRMSRATRMAL, encoded by the exons ATGGGTGACAATCTTACTAATCCTCTTGTTCCCGATCTAGATATGGTGGAAAAGGAGGATTTGAAGGCCGAAGCTGCAAGGCAATTGGATGAACGCTGCAGATGGTTAGAAGAAAAGTTCAAGGCTTTGGAAGGTACTGGCAATAATCATGGGGTTGATGCCAAGGACTTAAGTCTGGTCCCAAACCTATTGTTACCTCAtaaattcaaaatgccagaatttgaaaagtacaatggcaCTACTTGCCCAGAGGCCCACATCACAATGTTTTGCAGAAGGATGATGGGGTATGTaaacaatgatcagctgttgatccattgttttcaagatagtttGATAGGAGCGGCAGCcagatg CACTACTAAAAGTTTTGCGGACATAGTTATGGCAGGAGAGATGATAGAGAATGCCATAAGAGGGGGAAGAATTGAGGGGGGAGTACCCAAAAGATCAGCCCCaagaagaaaagacaatgaggtaAACAATACAAGTGATTTTAATTCAAAAGCAGTCACAGTTAGCCAGCCCAAAGTAGCCACAGTTGGGCAACAAGGCTCTCAAAAGCAGGAATCCAACACTAGGCATGAGAGGATGCAATTTACGCCTATACCTGTGACGTATAGGGAGCTCTATCAAATTCTATATGATGCGCATGCTATAGCCCCTTTCCATTTAAAACCATTACAACCTCCgtatcctaaatggtatgatgcaaatgccagATGTGAATATCATGCTGGAATATCGGGGCACTCAATCGAGAATTGTACTGGATTTAAGAAAGCCGTAGAGAGGTTGATCAAGAATGGGGTTTTGAAATTTGAGAGTACCTCAAATACTGAGAATCCTTTACCGAACCATGACAATCAGGGAGTAAATGCCATTGGTGAAGCTGgtggaaaaagggaaaaggaaaatgTTGATGAGATAAGGATGCCTATGAAG GAATTCAAGGCCTTGGTGCAAGGCTTCATAGACAACAAAGAGCTACAGATTTATGAAGGTAGCTCAAGTGAAAAGCAAGTATGTATGCTGGAAAATGAACAGCAAAGAACCAGTAGACCAAGGATCATTATCTCCCTGCCAGGGAATAATGAAATGGGGACACCAGCAGCGTCCAAGGTTATTATCCATACACctactcctttcccttacaaggatagcaagaaAGTACCATGGAGTTATGACTACAGCGTGACGGTGCCGGGAGAAGGAAACATAGTCAGCGCATCTAAAGATGTACGAGATGAAGGTTCCCATATGCGGagtgggaagcgttatgataTGGGGGACGTCAGAGTGGAGCCCACAAAACTCAAGAATgttgaaattgagaaaaagagtgAAGTACCTGTTAACGAGCCAGTGAGGGAGGAGGAAGctaaggaatttctaaa CTCTGAAGTGCATCGAGAAGCATTGTTGAAGGTACTCAACGAGACATATGTCACTCATGATATATCTGTCAATAAGTTGGACCGGTTGATAAATAACATCAGTGCTGATAATTTTatctacttcaatgatgatgaaattccacctgggggcatagggtcaactAAGGCTTTGCACATCACCACTCGTTGCAAAGGATACACGCTTCCAAGTGTACTCGTTGATAATGGGTCCGCTTTGAACGTCCTTCCATTATCTacattgaacagattacccatcgaca gagcggTGCCTTCTTCactgcaccaaaaattgaagttggTGACAGATGGGCGCTTGATAACCATCAATGCAGAGGACGACATCATAGCAGCCGTCACTAGTAAACCTCCTTATGTAGAGAAAAATGAGAAGGCTATTGAGTGTTCTTTTCGTTCCTTGGAAATTGTTAATGCTACCTTCATTTTGGAGGGAAGTGAGGTGCTGGTTCCCAGAATGTCTAGAGCAACAAGGATGGCCCTGTAA